A window from Methylocystis sp. MJC1 encodes these proteins:
- a CDS encoding flagellar hook-associated family protein, which translates to MISSVSTAGMSTALSNTIVDLQKRLSIAQKELSTGQHADMSVSIGSQLTQDSLLHLSVSDLEAITASNNVVSSRLDITQASLQKFSTDAQSMRNALIQAQSGFSNRGAVIQQAQTSLSTMMSSLNASSGGVYVFGGVKGNTAPIADTSSAPPSAAKASLDAAFTSNFGFPPSDPRVSTITASQMNAFISGPMAALFSSSSWTANWSSASSTPLQNRISITQTSATSVTANDASFRNIAFGYTMLTNLGVSNLSNDTYQAVVSAATNYLDQGVSGLTGLQEQVGVMQSDLKSAQQNMGTQKDLLNTQIGTLENVDPAQASVTVTNLMTQIETSYSLTARIQQLSLTKYL; encoded by the coding sequence ATGATCTCATCCGTTTCCACAGCGGGTATGTCTACCGCTTTGAGCAATACGATTGTCGATTTGCAAAAGCGCCTGTCGATCGCCCAGAAAGAACTATCGACCGGACAGCACGCCGACATGAGCGTGTCGATCGGTTCTCAGCTGACGCAGGATTCTCTCCTGCATCTCAGCGTGAGCGACCTCGAAGCAATCACGGCGAGCAACAATGTGGTTTCGTCTCGCCTCGATATTACGCAGGCATCGCTGCAGAAGTTCTCGACAGACGCCCAGAGCATGCGAAACGCGCTGATACAGGCCCAAAGCGGATTCAGCAACAGGGGCGCCGTCATCCAGCAGGCGCAAACCTCGCTCAGCACGATGATGTCGAGCTTGAACGCCTCGAGCGGCGGGGTGTACGTTTTCGGCGGAGTCAAAGGCAACACGGCGCCGATTGCAGATACTTCGTCGGCCCCGCCGAGTGCGGCGAAGGCGTCCCTCGACGCTGCATTTACGAGCAATTTCGGATTTCCGCCCTCGGACCCGCGTGTTTCAACGATCACGGCGTCGCAGATGAACGCCTTTATATCCGGTCCGATGGCCGCGTTATTCTCATCGTCGAGTTGGACCGCGAATTGGTCGTCGGCATCGAGCACGCCGCTGCAAAATCGCATATCGATCACCCAAACGAGCGCTACTTCTGTCACGGCTAACGACGCGTCCTTCCGGAATATCGCGTTCGGCTATACGATGCTGACCAATCTTGGCGTGAGCAATCTGAGCAACGATACTTACCAAGCCGTCGTTTCGGCCGCGACAAACTACCTTGATCAAGGCGTATCGGGACTCACCGGGCTACAGGAACAAGTTGGTGTTATGCAGAGCGACCTGAAAAGCGCCCAGCAAAATATGGGGACTCAAAAGGACTTGTTGAACACCCAGATCGGCACGCTGGAGAATGTCGATCCCGCTCAGGCCTCAGTCACGGTCACCAACCTGATGACGCAGATTGAAACGTCTTACTCTCTGACCGCGCGCATTCAGCAGTTGAGCCTCACGAAATATTTGTGA
- a CDS encoding response regulator transcription factor: MLIIVDEREIVTSAYTSRFGQEGVFSAGFGFEQFLEWVDSAREKDLQAVEAFLIGDCPDREELPRVIRRHSQAPVIAMNDTLSLEQTLGLFSAGVDDVVRKPIHVREILARVHAIRRRAEARQDYATFDRIQVFFDGRDPVIDGEPFPLPRRERRVLELLVLNKRRRLTKTQVFNAVYGLFDEEVEETVIESHISKLRKKLRKKLGFDPIDSQRFLGYLLVSQADAASR, encoded by the coding sequence ATGTTAATCATTGTGGATGAAAGGGAAATTGTAACGAGTGCGTATACTAGTCGTTTTGGTCAAGAGGGTGTGTTCTCGGCAGGTTTTGGCTTCGAGCAATTCTTGGAGTGGGTCGACTCGGCGCGTGAAAAAGACTTGCAGGCGGTTGAGGCGTTTCTGATCGGCGATTGCCCTGATCGGGAAGAATTGCCGCGGGTTATTCGCCGGCACTCGCAGGCTCCTGTGATCGCGATGAATGACACGTTGTCTTTGGAACAAACGCTCGGCTTGTTTAGCGCCGGCGTCGACGACGTTGTTCGCAAACCGATCCACGTGCGCGAAATACTTGCCCGCGTTCACGCTATTCGGCGGCGCGCCGAAGCTCGGCAAGACTATGCGACGTTCGATCGTATCCAGGTCTTCTTCGATGGTCGCGATCCGGTGATTGACGGCGAGCCCTTCCCGCTGCCCCGCCGGGAGAGACGCGTTCTCGAACTGCTTGTTTTGAACAAGCGCCGCAGGTTGACCAAGACCCAAGTATTTAACGCCGTTTACGGGCTCTTCGATGAGGAAGTCGAAGAGACTGTGATCGAAAGCCACATCAGCAAGCTGCGAAAAAAGCTGCGAAAAAAATTGGGCTTCGACCCGATCGACTCCCAGCGGTTCCTTGGATATCTCCTTGTGTCGCAAGCAGACGCTGCGAGCAGATAA
- the flgF gene encoding flagellar basal-body rod protein FlgF, which yields MLSSYYVSLSSQLALDKRMSTIAMNVANANTVGFRAGGVSFETTLSKAGPTQTAYASSGKDFISTVQGPVSKTDNPLDVAVQGSGWLAIRTPNGVAYTRDGRLKMLQTGDVQTIEGFPVLDAGNSPIVLDPTQGPPTISRDGMINQGANQVGALGLFSIDPNASLTRGPNSSVIPSTPATPILEFSLNGVAQGFIEGANVNPITELTKLISTSRSFDNVSSMTDTLDSAQQNAIRTLGGA from the coding sequence ATGCTTTCGTCTTATTATGTGTCTTTGTCGTCACAGCTCGCTCTCGACAAGCGCATGTCGACGATTGCGATGAATGTCGCCAATGCGAATACTGTCGGATTTCGTGCAGGCGGCGTCTCGTTTGAGACTACCTTATCCAAAGCGGGCCCGACGCAAACCGCTTATGCTTCCAGCGGGAAGGATTTTATCTCGACGGTGCAGGGGCCGGTGTCGAAGACCGACAATCCGCTCGATGTTGCGGTGCAGGGTTCGGGGTGGCTGGCGATTCGAACCCCTAACGGTGTCGCCTATACTCGGGACGGCCGTCTGAAGATGCTGCAAACGGGCGACGTCCAGACGATCGAGGGGTTTCCTGTCCTGGACGCCGGCAACTCGCCGATCGTCCTGGATCCGACGCAGGGCCCGCCGACGATCTCCCGCGACGGCATGATCAATCAGGGAGCCAATCAGGTTGGTGCCTTGGGCCTGTTTTCCATAGATCCCAACGCCTCTCTGACAAGAGGGCCGAATTCCAGCGTGATCCCGTCGACGCCAGCGACGCCAATTCTCGAGTTTTCCCTCAATGGCGTGGCGCAAGGCTTTATCGAGGGGGCCAATGTCAATCCGATAACGGAACTGACAAAACTGATTTCCACTTCCCGGTCGTTCGATAATGTGAGCTCCATGACCGATACGTTGGATTCCGCGCAGCAAAACGCCATCCGTACCCTCGGCGGCGCCTAA
- a CDS encoding FliI/YscN family ATPase has protein sequence MPKLEHLQRSAELFARSKRQVAISGVVVEVTPTYFRTAGLSKFVRLGDCVAVETGRGETLAQVVRIEQNGVIVKAFENNSPVGLGSKVCFVGPIELFPHDSWRGRVLDAFGRPVDGQGPVSVGLKPYYLDAPPPSAMRRTRITKPLRTGVRAIDAFTPICEGQRIGIFAGSGVGKSTLLEMLSRSGGFSVAVICLVGERGREVRDFVDTVISANPGGVVTIVATADESPMMRRMAPLTATTVAEHFRDAGASVVLIVDSVTRYAHAAREVALASGEPPVANGYTPSVFADLPRLLERAGPGEDGAGAVTGIYSVLVDGDNHNDPIADCIRGTLDGHIVLDREIAEQGRYPAINLLKSISRLADRVWTQDEREMVMRLKSMLAKFEETRDLRMLGGYHAGADAELDRAVAVSPAVYEGLRQSPKDPPSVAALEELAERINGGRQG, from the coding sequence ATGCCCAAACTCGAGCACTTGCAACGCTCGGCCGAGCTTTTCGCCCGCAGCAAGCGTCAGGTCGCCATCTCCGGCGTGGTCGTGGAGGTGACGCCCACATACTTCAGAACTGCGGGACTCTCGAAATTCGTCAGGCTTGGAGATTGTGTCGCAGTAGAAACCGGTCGCGGGGAGACGCTCGCTCAGGTGGTGCGAATCGAGCAGAATGGCGTCATCGTAAAGGCCTTTGAAAATAATTCGCCTGTCGGCCTGGGGTCAAAGGTTTGCTTTGTCGGTCCGATTGAACTTTTCCCCCATGACTCATGGCGGGGCAGGGTTCTCGACGCATTCGGGCGGCCCGTCGATGGGCAGGGGCCCGTCTCAGTTGGTCTTAAGCCCTATTACTTGGACGCGCCGCCGCCGTCGGCAATGCGCCGAACCCGGATCACGAAGCCATTGCGCACAGGCGTCCGGGCGATCGACGCATTCACGCCAATTTGCGAGGGACAGAGGATCGGCATTTTCGCGGGTTCGGGCGTCGGCAAATCCACGTTGCTGGAGATGCTGTCCCGGTCAGGCGGATTTTCCGTCGCGGTGATTTGTCTTGTTGGCGAACGCGGACGCGAAGTGCGCGATTTCGTCGATACGGTGATCTCGGCTAATCCGGGCGGCGTCGTCACGATCGTTGCGACAGCGGACGAAAGTCCGATGATGCGGCGGATGGCGCCGCTGACCGCCACAACGGTTGCAGAGCATTTCCGAGACGCAGGTGCCTCCGTCGTTTTGATCGTCGACTCGGTGACACGCTATGCCCACGCCGCGCGCGAGGTTGCATTGGCGTCCGGCGAGCCGCCTGTAGCCAATGGCTATACGCCGAGCGTTTTTGCCGACCTGCCGCGCCTCCTCGAGCGCGCGGGGCCCGGCGAGGATGGCGCGGGCGCGGTGACGGGGATCTATTCCGTCCTCGTAGACGGCGACAATCATAATGATCCCATCGCCGATTGTATCCGAGGCACGCTTGACGGCCATATTGTGCTCGACCGAGAGATTGCGGAACAGGGTCGCTACCCGGCGATAAACCTGCTCAAGTCGATCTCACGCCTTGCCGATCGCGTCTGGACGCAGGACGAGCGCGAGATGGTGATGAGGCTGAAATCCATGCTTGCGAAATTTGAAGAGACGCGCGATCTGCGCATGCTCGGCGGGTATCACGCCGGCGCGGACGCCGAGCTCGATCGCGCCGTCGCCGTCTCGCCGGCAGTATATGAGGGCCTGCGACAATCCCCTAAGGATCCGCCAAGCGTCGCCGCGCTCGAAGAATTGGCGGAGCGGATCAATGGGGGGCGCCAAGGGTGA
- the tnpA gene encoding IS66-like element accessory protein TnpA, with product MSRLDPTLEPNGGAVRRIEVITGGGERRRRWSVAEKAQAVEESLAPGAVVSVVARRHGLAPQQLFSWRRKARRQAELDAVSFAPVVVERREEAPVALGSESRPVARPHVIELAIDGASVWIWRDAPMGMVTAIIDALKASS from the coding sequence GTGTCCAGACTTGACCCTACGCTTGAGCCTAATGGCGGAGCGGTGCGCCGGATCGAAGTGATCACGGGCGGCGGCGAACGTCGTCGACGATGGTCGGTTGCGGAGAAGGCGCAAGCCGTCGAAGAGTCGCTTGCGCCTGGCGCGGTAGTTTCAGTTGTCGCGCGACGGCATGGGCTGGCGCCGCAGCAATTGTTTTCGTGGCGACGAAAGGCGCGACGGCAAGCGGAACTCGATGCTGTTTCATTTGCGCCGGTTGTTGTCGAGCGACGAGAGGAAGCGCCCGTCGCTCTGGGGTCGGAGAGCAGACCGGTTGCTCGCCCGCACGTGATTGAGCTCGCAATTGACGGTGCAAGCGTCTGGATCTGGCGTGACGCGCCCATGGGCATGGTCACGGCGATTATCGACGCCTTGAAGGCGAGTTCATGA
- the tnpB gene encoding IS66 family insertion sequence element accessory protein TnpB (TnpB, as the term is used for proteins encoded by IS66 family insertion elements, is considered an accessory protein, since TnpC, encoded by a neighboring gene, is a DDE family transposase.), translating into MIGPTGAIRVMVATKPVDFRKGAEGLAALVRETMQADPFDGAVYVFRAKRADRIKLVFWDGTGVCLFAKRLEDGEFRWPKIEDGVMRLSAAQFSALLEGLDFRRVRAAKETAAPTLPG; encoded by the coding sequence ATGATCGGGCCGACAGGCGCGATCCGCGTCATGGTGGCGACGAAGCCCGTCGACTTCCGAAAGGGCGCCGAGGGCTTGGCTGCGCTGGTCCGAGAGACGATGCAGGCAGATCCTTTTGACGGCGCTGTTTATGTGTTCCGCGCGAAAAGGGCTGATCGCATCAAACTGGTGTTCTGGGACGGCACGGGCGTCTGTCTCTTTGCCAAGCGGCTGGAAGATGGCGAGTTCCGCTGGCCGAAGATCGAAGACGGGGTGATGCGGTTGTCCGCGGCGCAGTTTTCGGCGCTGCTGGAGGGGCTCGACTTTCGCCGCGTGCGCGCGGCGAAAGAGACGGCGGCGCCGACCTTGCCGGGATAA
- the tnpC gene encoding IS66 family transposase, translating into MAQAIETLPDDPNELKAMLLAERARNERLVQIIKEMQRHRFGRRAETLPEDQMLLALEEVEQTEAGAAAEGEAKSAAEREKAARKRRTNRGALPAHLPRIETIIDIEDKACPCCKGALHQIGEDVSERLDVVPAQFRVLVTRRPKYACRACEGAVVQAPAPARLIEGGLPTEVTVAHVLVSKYADHLPLYRQAQIYARQGIALDRSTLADWVGRAAWHLRPVHERLLEHIRSSTKIFADETRAPVLDPGRGRTKTGQLWAYARDDRPWGGADPPIAVYVYAQNRKSEQPLTHLAGFTGVVQVDGYAGYRALTQKNSVSLAFCWSHVRRRFYELAAAGPAPIASEALARIGELYAIESDIRGQSAGKRRDARQEKSRPILDALEPWLREKLALISQKTKLAEAIRYALSRWDGLTRFIDDGRIEIDSNVVERAIRPIALNRKNALFAGSDGGGENWAIVASLIETCKLNGVDPLAYIADALSKIVNGHLASKLDELMPWAYAQSAAAFKEVA; encoded by the coding sequence ATGGCGCAGGCGATCGAGACGCTTCCCGACGATCCAAACGAACTGAAGGCGATGCTGCTTGCCGAGCGGGCGCGCAACGAGCGTCTCGTTCAGATCATCAAGGAGATGCAGCGCCATCGCTTTGGACGGCGCGCCGAGACCCTTCCCGAAGACCAGATGCTGCTCGCGCTCGAAGAGGTCGAGCAGACGGAAGCGGGCGCCGCGGCGGAGGGGGAAGCCAAGTCCGCCGCCGAACGTGAAAAGGCGGCCAGAAAGCGCCGCACGAACCGTGGCGCGCTACCTGCCCATCTCCCGCGCATCGAAACCATCATCGACATCGAGGATAAAGCCTGTCCTTGCTGCAAGGGCGCGCTCCACCAGATCGGCGAAGATGTCTCTGAGCGGCTCGACGTCGTGCCAGCGCAGTTCCGCGTGCTGGTGACGCGTCGACCCAAATACGCTTGTCGCGCCTGCGAGGGCGCGGTCGTGCAGGCGCCGGCCCCGGCGCGGCTGATCGAAGGCGGCTTGCCGACGGAGGTGACAGTCGCACATGTGCTCGTTTCCAAATACGCCGATCATCTTCCGCTTTATCGCCAAGCACAGATCTACGCCCGGCAGGGGATCGCCCTCGACCGTTCGACGCTCGCCGACTGGGTTGGTCGCGCCGCCTGGCATTTGCGGCCCGTGCACGAGCGGCTTCTGGAACACATCAGATCGTCGACGAAAATCTTCGCTGACGAGACAAGGGCGCCGGTGCTCGACCCCGGGCGCGGGCGTACCAAGACTGGCCAACTTTGGGCTTATGCGCGTGACGACCGGCCATGGGGCGGCGCCGATCCGCCAATCGCAGTCTATGTCTATGCGCAAAACCGAAAGTCCGAGCAGCCGCTCACGCATCTTGCTGGCTTCACGGGCGTCGTGCAGGTCGACGGTTACGCCGGCTATCGCGCGCTGACGCAGAAGAACAGCGTGTCGCTCGCCTTCTGCTGGTCTCACGTCCGCCGGCGCTTCTACGAACTCGCCGCAGCAGGTCCCGCGCCGATCGCCAGCGAGGCTCTGGCGCGCATCGGCGAACTCTACGCCATCGAGAGCGACATCCGCGGCCAAAGCGCCGGCAAACGTCGGGACGCGCGGCAGGAGAAATCCCGCCCCATCCTCGACGCGCTCGAGCCATGGCTGCGTGAAAAACTCGCGCTGATCAGCCAGAAGACCAAGCTCGCCGAGGCGATCCGCTACGCGCTCTCGCGCTGGGACGGCCTGACACGCTTCATCGACGACGGGCGCATCGAGATCGACTCCAATGTCGTCGAACGTGCAATCCGTCCCATCGCCCTCAATCGGAAAAACGCTCTCTTCGCGGGTTCGGACGGAGGCGGCGAAAACTGGGCGATCGTCGCCTCGCTCATCGAGACCTGCAAGCTCAATGGCGTCGATCCGCTGGCCTACATCGCTGACGCTCTTTCTAAGATCGTCAACGGCCATCTCGCCAGTAAGCTCGACGAACTGATGCCTTGGGCCTATGCACAATCCGCCGCGGCCTTCAAAGAGGTGGCCTGA
- a CDS encoding flagellin, with product MSSINTNLSSLTALQSLRSTQQMLSKAQNEVATGLKVQSAADNASTWSIATTMKSDNSVLSTISDALGVGNQALTVASSAVNQAITVVNAIKQAVAQATDPNADQSKILTSLQAFGQQLKNIVSSANMNGVNLLNGSQTSFDLIASYTDGKGAAFSTIGTINLTLTALITPFTAPATTGTGVLQTAQATGVGAPTDFTALTLADLNTAAGSGTVAAGPPPVNTSKIQDTLSNADQAIKALTTYATNIGATQSSVTAQSDFLKSLQSSLTAGVSSLVDADMNEVSTRLQALQTQQQLGVQALSIANQNSQMILKLFQ from the coding sequence ATGTCGAGCATCAACACCAATCTTTCCTCGCTGACAGCGCTCCAATCGCTGCGCTCGACGCAGCAAATGCTGTCGAAGGCGCAGAATGAGGTCGCCACGGGCCTGAAAGTCCAGTCGGCCGCAGACAATGCGTCGACCTGGTCGATCGCGACGACCATGAAGTCCGACAACTCGGTGCTGTCGACGATCAGCGACGCGCTCGGCGTCGGCAACCAGGCGCTCACAGTCGCCTCGTCCGCCGTCAACCAAGCGATCACGGTGGTGAACGCCATCAAGCAGGCTGTCGCTCAGGCGACGGACCCGAACGCCGACCAGAGCAAGATCCTGACGAGCTTGCAGGCATTCGGCCAGCAGCTGAAGAATATCGTCAGCTCGGCGAACATGAACGGTGTTAACCTGCTGAATGGTTCGCAGACGAGCTTCGACCTGATCGCGTCCTACACGGATGGCAAGGGCGCAGCCTTTTCGACGATCGGAACGATCAATCTTACCCTGACGGCTCTTATCACGCCTTTCACCGCGCCTGCTACGACCGGCACCGGCGTGTTGCAGACGGCTCAGGCGACCGGCGTCGGCGCGCCGACCGACTTTACCGCCCTGACGTTGGCCGATCTCAACACGGCTGCTGGCTCCGGCACCGTCGCCGCTGGTCCGCCTCCGGTCAATACCTCCAAAATTCAGGACACGCTTTCCAACGCGGACCAGGCGATTAAAGCTCTGACGACTTACGCCACGAATATTGGCGCGACGCAGTCGAGTGTGACGGCTCAGAGCGACTTTTTGAAATCGCTTCAGTCTTCGCTCACCGCCGGCGTCAGCTCGCTCGTCGATGCGGACATGAACGAGGTGTCGACCCGCCTGCAGGCGCTCCAGACGCAGCAGCAGCTCGGCGTTCAGGCGCTCTCGATCGCCAACCAGAACAGCCAGATGATCCTCAAGCTGTTCCAGTAA
- a CDS encoding flagellin: protein MLSKAQNEVATGLKVQSAADNASTWSIATTMKSDNSVLSTISDALGVGTQSLSVASSAVNQAITVMNSIKQAVAQATDPNADQSKILTSLQAFGQQLKNIVSSANMNGVNLLNGSQSSFNLIASYSDGKGAAFSSIGTINLTLTALITPFTAPATTGTGVLQTAQATGVTAPTDFTALTLADLNTAAGSGTVAAGPPPVNTSKIQDTLSNADQAIKALTTYATNIGATESSVTAQSDFLKSLQSSLTAGVSSLVDADMNEVSTRLQALQTQQQLGVQALSIANQNTQMILKLFQ from the coding sequence ATGCTGTCGAAGGCGCAGAATGAAGTCGCCACGGGCCTGAAGGTCCAGTCGGCCGCGGACAATGCGTCGACCTGGTCGATCGCGACGACCATGAAGTCCGACAACTCGGTGCTGTCGACGATCAGCGACGCGCTCGGCGTCGGCACCCAGTCGCTTTCAGTCGCCTCGTCCGCCGTCAATCAGGCGATCACGGTGATGAACTCCATCAAGCAGGCTGTCGCTCAGGCGACCGACCCGAACGCCGACCAGAGCAAGATCCTGACGAGCTTGCAAGCCTTCGGCCAGCAGCTGAAGAATATCGTCAGCTCGGCGAACATGAATGGCGTTAACCTGCTGAATGGCTCGCAGTCGAGCTTCAACCTGATCGCGTCTTACTCGGATGGCAAAGGCGCAGCCTTTTCGTCTATCGGGACGATCAATCTTACCCTGACGGCTCTTATCACGCCTTTCACCGCGCCTGCTACGACCGGCACCGGCGTGTTGCAGACGGCTCAGGCGACCGGTGTCACCGCGCCGACCGACTTTACCGCCCTGACGTTGGCCGATCTCAACACGGCTGCTGGCTCCGGCACCGTCGCCGCTGGTCCGCCTCCGGTCAATACCTCGAAAATTCAGGATACGCTTTCCAACGCTGACCAAGCGATTAAAGCTCTGACGACTTACGCCACGAACATTGGCGCAACGGAGTCGAGCGTGACGGCTCAGAGCGACTTCTTGAAATCCCTCCAGTCCTCACTCACCGCCGGCGTCAGCTCGCTCGTCGATGCGGACATGAACGAGGTGTCGACCCGCCTGCAGGCGCTCCAGACGCAGCAGCAGCTCGGCGTTCAGGCGCTCTCGATCGCGAATCAGAATACCCAGATGATCCTCAAGCTGTTCCAGTAA
- the fliF gene encoding flagellar basal-body MS-ring/collar protein FliF has translation MDQVSLVLDNLKSLGSKKLAALALVFGLIVSVVLAGTYYLSRPSEETLYAGLDRDDVSRIGAALKEMGVTFDVNPEGTAILVPYGQTARARMLLAERGLPQSANAGYELFDKVGALGLTSFMQEVTRVRAIEGELARTIQLMRGIKAARVHIVMPDEGSFRRAKQPPSASVVIRTEGPDDSGAAQAIRHLVASAMPGMTIDQVTVLNTDGMILSATDGDPSEAVPTKTLALEKSVAKDIQDNVRRTLTPYLRLPNFQVSVRARVNTDRRQTNETIYDPESKVERSTRTVKESALSQNASNSSPTTVERNVPQERTQSGDGKQSNDENRKSEELTNFEVSTKTVTTVSGGYTIENLAIAVLINRAALAEAGKPAPSKDLIERQVKEIEQIVASAAGIKRDRGDVLKVSAVEFTFNEHEMTPVESPGVLDSLSHYFGTMINAATMLAITAALVIFGLMPATRALLADAPQVDRAQAPPLLGIETEVGADDDGLLPQMSAPTLALDSDLDSFAAIAGLGRVSSRQKLEQLIEIDEMQAASVLKRWMRSDEAA, from the coding sequence ATGGATCAAGTTTCGCTCGTCTTGGATAATCTAAAGAGCCTCGGAAGCAAGAAGCTGGCGGCTCTCGCGTTGGTGTTCGGCTTGATCGTCAGCGTCGTGTTGGCCGGGACCTATTATCTCTCGCGGCCGAGCGAAGAGACCCTTTACGCCGGCCTCGATCGCGACGACGTGAGCAGAATTGGCGCGGCTTTGAAGGAAATGGGCGTCACATTTGACGTCAATCCTGAGGGTACCGCCATTCTGGTCCCTTATGGACAGACGGCCCGTGCGCGCATGCTGTTGGCCGAGCGTGGCCTGCCGCAGAGCGCCAACGCCGGTTATGAACTGTTCGACAAGGTTGGCGCGCTCGGCCTGACCTCATTCATGCAGGAAGTCACTCGCGTGCGAGCGATCGAGGGCGAGCTCGCCCGAACCATCCAATTGATGCGGGGGATTAAAGCGGCGCGAGTCCACATCGTCATGCCTGACGAAGGCTCGTTTCGCCGAGCGAAACAACCCCCTTCTGCATCGGTGGTAATTCGAACGGAAGGTCCCGACGATTCTGGCGCGGCGCAAGCGATTCGTCATCTGGTGGCGTCTGCGATGCCGGGCATGACGATTGATCAGGTGACTGTGCTCAACACCGACGGAATGATCCTCTCCGCGACAGACGGCGATCCGTCAGAAGCCGTTCCGACCAAGACATTGGCGCTCGAAAAGAGCGTCGCAAAAGACATACAGGACAATGTGCGACGCACATTGACTCCCTATCTGCGCCTGCCGAACTTTCAAGTGAGCGTGCGTGCGCGGGTGAATACCGATCGGCGTCAGACTAACGAGACGATCTACGACCCGGAGTCGAAAGTCGAACGTTCAACGCGCACGGTGAAGGAGTCGGCGCTTTCACAGAACGCCAGCAATTCGTCGCCCACGACCGTAGAGCGAAATGTGCCGCAGGAACGGACACAAAGCGGGGACGGGAAGCAATCCAACGACGAAAATAGAAAGAGCGAGGAGCTTACCAATTTTGAGGTTTCAACCAAGACCGTTACGACGGTCAGCGGCGGTTACACGATCGAAAATCTAGCGATAGCGGTTTTGATCAACCGCGCAGCCCTTGCGGAGGCAGGCAAGCCGGCGCCAAGCAAGGATTTGATCGAGCGTCAGGTCAAAGAAATCGAACAGATTGTTGCTTCTGCGGCTGGAATCAAGAGAGATCGGGGAGACGTCCTGAAGGTTTCCGCCGTCGAATTTACCTTCAACGAACACGAAATGACCCCGGTTGAGTCGCCTGGAGTGCTCGATAGCCTGAGCCATTATTTCGGCACGATGATCAACGCGGCGACAATGCTGGCAATCACAGCCGCCCTCGTGATCTTTGGTCTTATGCCGGCGACGCGCGCATTGCTCGCCGATGCACCGCAAGTCGATCGTGCTCAGGCTCCTCCATTATTGGGAATTGAAACCGAGGTTGGAGCCGACGATGATGGTTTGCTTCCACAGATGAGCGCGCCCACTCTGGCGCTGGACTCTGATCTGGACTCATTCGCTGCAATTGCGGGTCTGGGGCGCGTTTCGTCTCGTCAAAAGCTGGAGCAGCTGATCGAAATAGATGAAATGCAGGCTGCCTCGGTCCTGAAACGGTGGATGCGATCGGACGAAGCGGCATGA